Proteins from a single region of Budorcas taxicolor isolate Tak-1 chromosome 11, Takin1.1, whole genome shotgun sequence:
- the REXO4 gene encoding RNA exonuclease 4 — protein MVKARGRAAARAPRGPAPDAGPVRKPRRKKRVWRSKAREAGGAPGNDPGVVAVRPPKAPEDFSPNWKALQELLKQRSQTPQEPPLLSQTDSKKQPQRVQQSRNSISDKAKRDAMGTEDTDPEVTGASGPSGSLNSRKILAQPKEKGAEKRTNGDISRQQGDIKHKKRKAEEPTAPLPPALPTKDDIWFDDVDPADIEAAIGPEAASIARRQLGQSKSSATLVKERPFGGLTKALAMDCEMVGVGPKGEESIVARVSLVNQHGWCVYDKHVKPTQPVTDYRTAVSGVRPADLAQGEEFEVVQREVADLLEGRILVGHALHNDLKALFLGHPKKKIRDTQKYKPFRTQVKSGRPSLKLLAERILGIQVQQAEHCSVQDAQVAMRLYVLVKRDWESLAGDRRPPAPEARSQDA, from the exons ATGGTGAAAGCCAGGGGGCGGGCCGCCGCGCGCGCCCCGCGTGGCCCCGCGCCTGACGCTGGGCCCGTCAGGAAGCCGAGGCGAAAGAAAAGGGTCTGGAGGAGCAAAGCGCGAGAAGCTGGTGGGGCGCCGGGGAACGACCCCGGAGTGGTCGCCGTGCGGCCCCCAAAGGCCCCGGAGGACTTTTCCCCGAACTGGAAGGCGCTGCAGGAG CTGCTGAAACAAAGATCACAGACTCCACAAGAGCCTCCACTTCTCTCTCAAACGGATTCCAAAAAGCAGCCGCAGCGTGTCCAACAAAGTAGAAACTCGATCTCAGATAAAGCAAAGAGAGATGCGATGGGGACAGAAGACACAGACCCTGAGGTCACAGGGGCCTCTGGGCCCTCGGGATCACTGAATAGCAGGAAGATACTGGCGCAGCCCAAGGAGAAAGGGGCCGAGAAAAGGACCAATGGTGACATTTCTCGGCAGCAAGGCGACATCAAACATAAGAAGCGGAAAGCTGAGGAGCCTACTGCCCCCTTgcctccagccctgcccaccaa AGATGACATCTGGTTTGACGATGTTGACCCAGCGGACATCGAAGCGGCCATCGGCCCAGAGGCAGCCAGCATAGCGAGGCGACAGCTGGGTCAGAGCAAGAGCAGCGCCACGCTGGTGAAGGAGCGGCCCTTCGGCGG GCTGACTAAAGCCTTAGCCATGGACTGCGAGATGGTGGGCGTGGGCCCCAAGGGGGAGGAGAGCATCGTGGCCCGCGTGTCCCTGGTGAACCAGCATGGGTGGTGCGTGTACGACAAGCACGTGAAGCCGACCCAGCCGGTGACTGACTACAGGACCGCCGTCAGCGGCGTCCGGCCCGCGGACCTGGCGCAGG GAGAAGAGTTTGAAGTTGTTCAGAGGGAAGTCGCGGACCTGCTCGAGGGCCGGATTCTGGTCGGACACGCGTTGCACAACGACCTCAAG gcgcTGTTTCTGGGCCACCCAAAGAAGAAGATCCGGGACACTCAGAAGTACAAGCCTTTCAGGACCCAAGTGAAG AGTGGACGGCCGTCTCTGAAGCTGCTTGCAGAGAGAATCCTGGGGATCCAGGTGCAGCAGGCGGAGCACTGTTCA GTCCAGGATGCACAGGTGGCGATGAGGCTGTACGTCTTGGTGAAGAGGGACTGGGAGAGCCTCGCCGGGGACAGGCGGCCCCCCGCCCCCGAGGCCCGCAGCCAGGACGCCTAG
- the STKLD1 gene encoding serine/threonine kinase-like domain-containing protein STKLD1, giving the protein MGVPRVGDERTPDADHTAHAQPGVGLRLGPEVHPSAPQRDREAESSPEDPMEKYQILDWLNPGALGVNLVVEETKTKVKHVIKQVECIDEHQANEALEELMPLLKLQHAHISIYQELFIMWNSETSSLFLCLVMEHHEGSFQNVIEKNRAAKTAMDSEWLQNMLGQVLDAVDYLHHLDVIHRNLKPSNIALVSNDHCKLQDLSSNTLMTDKAKWNVRAEEDPFQKSWMAPEALSFSFSQKSDVWSLGCIILDMASCSFLDTLGAMRLRRSIRSSPASLSGVLRTMEERKVPDSKTFQALLPLMLQADPAERVTVRDVIHFTFVRSNFRSSGIAQVLRRQVVPEFIIDMLLESNVASIFEVMQNFSSRPEVQLRALKRLLRMTEDQLGLPWPAELVEVLLTVMRQHQRILDIQLRACTLLLRTLGQALAQDAAATVANTSTIAAVLLSVLQSHPVEEQLLATVYSLLTIVASQGLAIDELQRAGLFEDTLKRLDSLPRNRDICIHGLRLLWALLVDAIIVNKAPLERAPALVAEVLATFPGDADVAEAGCAVLWLLSLLGCIQEQECAEVVDLLLQRIQLHQDRVLLVNNAYRGLASLAKVSELAALQVVLPRETGGGLDLIRETYQLHCDDPEVVESVCLLLAYLAAYKEILSELVSSGIQPLVVEIHGRFTSSLELVSYAASVLHRLEAAAQPSSEGGR; this is encoded by the exons ATGGGTGTCCCCCGGGTGGGGGACGAGCGCACACCGGACGCGGACCACACTGCGCATGCTCAGCCCGGGGTCGGACTGCGGCTCGGGCCAGAGGTGCACCCCAGCGCCCCGCAGAGGGACCGGGAGGCCGAGTCTTCCCCTGAAGACCCAATGGAAAAGTACCAG ATTTTGGACTGGCTGAATCCTGGGGCTTTGGGGGTGAACCTCGTGGTAGAGGAGACAAAAACCAAAGTCAAACACGTGATAAAGCAG GTGGAGTGCATTGATGAGCATCAGGCCAACgaggccctggaggag CTGATGCCGCTGCTGAAGCTTCAGCACGCCCACATCTCCATCTACCAGGAGCTCTTCATCATGTGGAACAGTGAG acctcctctctcttcctctgcctggTGATGGAGCACCACGAGGGAAGCTTCCAGAACGTCATTGAGAAGAACAGGGCGGCAAAGACAGCCATGGACTCCGAG TGGCTGCAGAACATGCTGGGCCAGGTGCTGGACGCAGTGGATTACCTGCACCACTTGGACGTCATCCACAG GAACCTCAAGCCCTCCAACATCGCCCTCGTCAGCAACGACCACTGCAAACTGCAGGATCTGAGCTCCAACACGCTCATGACCGACAAGGCCAAGTGGAACGTCCGGGCGGAGGAAG ACCCCTTCCAGAAGTCCTGGATGGCCCCCGAAGCCCTCAGCTTCTCCTTCAGCCAGAAGTCCGACGTCTGGTCCCTGGGCTGCATCATCTTGGACATGGCcagctgctccttcctggac ACGCTGGGAGCCATGCGCCTGCGCAGGTCCATCCGGAGCTCCCCCGCCAGCCTGAGCGGCGTCCTGAGGACCATGGAGGAGAGGAAGGTCCCTGATTCGAAAACCTTCCAGGCCCTCTTGCCGCTGATGCTCCAGGCCGACCCCGCCGAGCGAGTCACCGTGAG GGACGTGATTCACTTCACCTTCGTGCGCAGCAACTTCCGGTCCTCCGGCATCGCCCAGGTGCTGCGCCGGCAGGTGGTGCCCGAGTTCATCATCGACATGCTGCTGGAGAGCAACGTGGCCAGCATCTTCG AGGTCATGCAGAACTTCTCCAGCCGACCCGAAGTCCAGCTCAGGGCCCTGAAGAGGCTCCTGAGGATGACTGAAGACCAGCTGG GTCTGCCGTGGCCGGCGGAACTGGTGGAGGTGCTGCTTACCGTCATGAGGCAGCATCAGAGGATCCTGGACATACAGCTGCGTGCCTGTACCCTGCTGCTGCGCACCCTAGGCCAAG CGCTGGCCCAGGACGCGGCAGCCACCGTCGCGAACACCAGCACCATCGCTGCTGTGCTGCTCAGCGTCCTGCAGAGCCACCCCGTGGAGGAGCAGCTCCTGGCCACGGTCTACAGCCTGCTCACCATCGTGGCCAGCCAAG GACTGGCCATAGACGAGCTGCAGAGGGCTGGGCTGTTTGAGGACACCCTGAAGCGCCTGGACAGCCTCCCCAGGAACAGGGACATCTGCATCCATGGCCTGAGACTGCTCTGGGCCCTGCTGGTGGATG CTATCATTGTGAACAAGGCCCCCTTGGAGAGAGCCCCGGCTCTCGTCGCCGAGGTGCTGGCCACCTTCCCCGGGGATGCGGACGTGGCTGAAGCTGGCTGTGCAGTTCTGTGGCTGCTGTCCTTGCTGG GCTGCATCCAGGAGCAGGAGTGTGCGGAGGTGGTGGACCTGCTCCTGCAGCGCATACAGCTGCACCAGGACCGAGTTCTGCTGGTGAACAACGCCTACCGCGGGCTGGCCAGCCTCGCCAAGGTGTCCG AGCTGGCCGCCCTGCAGGTGGTGCTGCCCAGGGAGACCGGCGGCGGCCTGGACCTCATCCGGGAGACCTACCAGTTGCACTGTGATGACCCGGAGGTGGTGGAGAGCGTGTGCCTGCTGCTGGCCTACCTGGCCGCCTACA AGGAGATCCTGTCTGAGCTGGTGTCCAGCGGCATCCAGCCCCTGGTTGTGGAGATCCACGGACGCTTCACCTCCAGCCTG GAGCTCGTTTCTTACGCAGCCAGCGTGCTCCACAGACTGGAGGCGGCCGCCCAGCCCAGCTCTGAGGGCGGCCGGTAG